A window of the Cannabis sativa cultivar Pink pepper isolate KNU-18-1 chromosome X, ASM2916894v1, whole genome shotgun sequence genome harbors these coding sequences:
- the LOC115711205 gene encoding F-box protein At1g47056: protein MGQSASTAAVPSCRENNHSHRLKFKPTALISPMQAEETDAWQVTIDGFADYISDLPEECLAVIFQSLGSGDRKRCSLVCRRWLKIEGQSRHRLSLNAQADLLPMIPSLFDRFDAVTKLALKCDRRSVSIRDDGLVLISLRCRNLTRLKLRACRELTDAGMASFAKNCRGLKKLSCGSCTFGAKGMNAVLDNCSSLEELSVKRLRGITDVAAAEPIGPGVAAASLKTICLKELYNGQCFGPLIIGAKKLRTLKLFRCSGDWDKLLQLIADRVSGMVEIHLERLQVSDYGLAAISNSLDLEILHLVKTPECTNNGLVSVAERCKLLRKLHIDGWKANRIGDEGLVAIAKYCPNLQELVLIGVNPTKVSLEMLASNCQNLERLALCGSDTVGDAEISCIAAKCAALKKLCIKSCPVSDSGLEALASGCPNLVKVKVKKCRGVTPDGADLLRTRRGSLAVNLDTGEPEHQDASASDGGAQDNAVELPPVGGGGGGGGGGGSSSQVYATHFGSSRSTSFKSRLGLLSGRSFVACTLRRLSGSNSSSRGNS, encoded by the coding sequence ATGGGCCAGTCAGCTTCGACGGCCGCAGTCCCCAGCTGCCGTGAAAATAATCACAGCCATCGATTGAAGTTCAAACCAACGGCCCTGATCTCCCCGATGCAGGCTGAAGAGACCGATGCCTGGCAAGTAACTATCGATGGTTTCGCCGATTATATCTCCGATCTACCCGAAGAGTGTTTGGCTGTTATTTTTCAGTCCCTCGGTTCCGGTGACCGAAAACGCTGCTCGCTTGTTTGCCGGAGGTGGTTGAAAATCGAGGGACAGAGCCGTCACCGGCTTTCTCTCAACGCCCAAGCAGATCTCTTGCCCATGATCCCTTCCCTCTTCGACAGATTTGACGCTGTCACCAAACTTGCTTTGAAATGTGACCGCAGATCCGTGAGCATCAGAGACGATGGGCTCGTCCTCATCTCTCTACGGTGCCGTAATCTCACGCGTCTCAAACTCCGCGCCTGCCGCGAATTGACGGACGCTGGTATGGCGTCTTTTGCAAAGAACTGCAGGGGTTTGAAGAAGCTTTCTTGTGGATCTTGCACGTTTGGAGCTAAAGGAATGAACGCAGTGCTTGATAACTGTTCGTCTCTAGAGGAGTTATCGGTGAAGAGGCTCCGTGGAATCACCGATGTAGCTGCAGCGGAGCCAATTGGGCCCGGTGTAGCAGCTGCTTCTCTGAAAACAATTTGTTTGAAGGAGCTGTACAATGGACAGTGTTTTGGACCTCTGATTATTGGCGCAAAGAAACTACGAACATTGAAACTTTTCAGGTGCTCGGGGGACTGGGATAAACTTCTTCAATTGATCGCTGATCGAGTCTCCGGAATGGTCGAGATTCATCTGGAGAGGCTTCAGGTGAGTGATTATGGTCTCGCTGCAATTTCAAATTCTTTGGATCTGGAAATTTTGCATCTCGTCAAAACCCCGGAATGCACAAATAATGGTTTAGTTTCTGTTGCGGAGCGATGCAAGCTCTTAAGGAAGCTTCACATTGATGGTTGGAAGGCTAATCGTATAGGTGACGAAGGCTTGGTAGCGATTGCCAAATATTGCCCCAATCTTCAAGAATTGGTTTTAATTGGTGTGAACCCTACTAAAGTTAGCTTGGAAATGTTGGCTTCTaattgccaaaatttggagagGTTAGCATTATGCGGAAGCGATACAGTGGGCGATGCTGAGATATCTTGTATTGCCGCAAAGTGTGCGGCATTGAAGAAGCTTTGCATTAAGAGTTGCCCTGTTTCGGATAGTGGGCTGGAGGCATTGGCGAGTGGGTGTCCCAATTTGGTGAAAGTGAAGGTCAAGAAGTGTAGAGGAGTAACCCCTGATGGGGCTGATTTGTTGAGAACACGTAGGGGTTCTCTGGCCGTGAATTTAGATACCGGTGAACCTGAACATCAAGACGCTAGTGCCAGTGACGGTGGGGCTCAAGACAATGCTGTTGAATTGCCTCCTGTAGGCGGTGGTGGAGGTGGAGGTGGAGGTGGCGGCAGCAGCAGCCAAGTATACGCTACTCATTTCGGATCGAGTAGATCAACCTCCTTCAAGTCAAGGTTAGGCCTTTTGTCGGGCAGGAGTTTCGTCGCCTGCACCTTAAGAAGGTTGTCCGGCAGTAATAGCAGTTCTCGTGGTAATAGCTAA